Part of the Candidatus Thiothrix putei genome, GATAGAAACCACAATCCACGGTCAAATCGGTGTTCGCATCCGTATCACCATCATTGACAGGTTCAGCACCTGCGGTCAGCATGAATGGCAAGGTTTGAACATTACCGCCGACTACCGCGCAGTTGCTATCGTCATTGACGGAATCGGTATCGACTGCCGCGCCCCCTTGCGTCACGACATAGCCATTTGGTGCTTTCACCCGCACGATGTACTCACCTTCCGGCAAATCACTAAACAGGTATTTACCGTCTACGCCCGTTTGGATGTAGTCAACATTGTTGCCATCCAAATCTTTAACAGGGTTGCCATTTTTATCCAGCAAGGTCACTACCGCACCCACCAATGGTGCTTCGCCCTCATCTTGCTTGCCGTTTTCATTGGCATCAATCCAAACCGTATCACCCACAGAAACAGGGATTGCCGGTTTTGGTGGGATCACCGCAAAGTCCACCGTCAGATCAGACAGTTCATCCGGGGTATTAACACCATCATCGCCTGCGATACCATTGGCGGTATCCAGTTCACCCGTTGGCGCATTGCCATCCAAGGTGATCACATTGGAACACAAGCCCTCGGCAATGACATCACTGCCATTGTCGTTGCTATCCACACCTGCATTCGCATCCGTTTCATTACCACCCGTGCTGGCGCTGAAACCATCGAGCGTTGAGCCTGTTGCAAAATTGCTGGCGGCAACGCACACTTTATAATCCCCTGCTGCCAGACCACTGAACAAATAGAAACCTTTGCTGGTGGTAGTAGTGGTCAGCAATGCACCATCGGCATTACGCAACTCAATCACCACACCATCGTCTACGGCGGCTTCGCCCTCATCCAGCGTGCCATTATTGGCATTTGCCGGAGTATCCGCGCCATCGTCGATCCAAACTTTGTTACCCAAACTGTGTACGGGTTCGGTCGGTTTATAGAAACCACAGTCAACGCCCAGGTTGCTGTTCGCATCCGTATCACCATCATCAATCGGTTCACCGCCTGCCGTCAGGCTGAACAAGGCAGTGGTAATGCTGCCATCGCCCTGCACCGCGCAGTTGCTGTCATCATTCGCCGGAACGGTATCCACATCACCCGCATTCACGGTAGGAATGTAATCTTTCGGTGGTATAACTTTAACGCTGTAATCACCTTCTGGCAGATTACTAAACAAGTATTTACCGGTCGCATCGGTAACGACTTCAGGAACGATAGTCCCCGTCAAATCTTTAGCGGGAGAGCCATTACTGTCCAGCAAGATGACAGTTGCACCAGCTAATGGGTCTTCGCCTGCATCCTGCTTACCGTTTTTATTGGTGTCTTCCCAAATAAGATCACCGACAGAAACCGGTGTTTTCGGAACGGCTGGCAGAATATTCAGGGCGTAATCTTCCACTTCGCCATCCGCCGCCTCGCCACCAATGCCATCACCACCAGCGGTGGAGCAACGGAAGCGGGCATAAATCGTGCCTTCTGCGGCAAAAGCAGGGACATCCATCGTTAGGTCATTGACACCAGCCGAGAGCACCTGATCAATAAAAACTTGCTCGCCTGCACCGCCCCAACTACCATCTTGATTCCAGTCGACCCAAGCGTTTAATTTACAAGCGGCGCTCGCCGTTACTTGTACCACGCTTTTGGTATCGCCCACATGCAGCGGTTCAATGGCGACGCCATCTTCATCGTCTTGCTTACCGAATGCATCAGTTGCGCATACGCCGTAAACAGGCTGACCTTCATCAGCATCATCGGCACTAGCGCCCCCCTGCAATACACCGGAATCACCGTCCACACACTTGCCAAGATACAGATCAGTACCAAGCTGGTGACGCGCCCCATTGCTGGAAGCCAAGGTAGGGAAACCGGGGTCTGGTGCGTCACCGTGGTCGAATGGAATCGAAACCGCCGCACAAGATTCATTGTTAGTTGCATCGCTATCACTGCCACCACTGTCGACAACTTGCGTACAGTTGGTAACAACCTCGTTAGCATAGGCTGTCGGCAACGTTGCGAACGCACCAACCATAGAAATGCACAAGGAGAGCTTTATTATTTTCATCTATAGTGCCCTGATCAATTAAATTTTTATGGATATTTTTTTATTAATTATCCAAGGATAACGGCTTATTCGCCAAACGTCAGCAATAAGCCGCCGAATGGCACTACTGGTGCATGAGAAATCATTCCCATGCACCGTATTACCAAATGATTTACTTACTTCACGGTTGCAGTGATTTTCAGCACTTTATCCGCGCCATTTGCCAAATCACCCACTGTCCACAGACCAGTTGCTGACACGTAGTTGCCAGCGCTGTCATCACTGACATAAATCAACGTGGCAGGTAACTGGTCAGTAACAGTTACACCGGTTGCCTTGTCAGGGCCTTTGTTGGTCGCTGTCAGTACATAGACAACCTTATCGCCACGGCGTACTGTCGTTACTGCTGTACCCGTTTGATCAGTCACTGTTTTCACCAACTCAATATCGACCTTCGGATCAACCGTAATGGTAAGATCAGCAATGTCGTGGTCATCCTCGTCACCATCGGTATTGTCAATCACATCATCCTTAATACCGGCTTCATTGCCAGGGTTATTATCCGGCGTAGAATCCACATCCACACCCGGTTTTCCATCGGCATCTTTGAATGCCATAATTTCAGCCGCGTTGGTCACTTTACCTGCTGTGGCATCTGCTTTAACCGTAAAGCTAATGTTAACGGTGGTGCTTTCACCTGCTGCTAATGCTGCAATCGGTGCTTTCAGCGTTGCCGTGCCATCACCATTGTCTTGCCAAGCCGCATCATTCAGCGTCAAACCGCTTGGAATGTAATCGACAACTTCAATGTCTTTCGCTTCGAGCGTGCCTTGGTTGTAAACCTCAATGGTAAATTGGACACCATCCTCTGGTTTTGCCGTAGCAGCTTGTGCGTCCGCCAAACGTTTACGTAATGCCAAATCCATTACCGGCTGGGCAGTAAAGGTAACTTTGTAATCTTCCACTTCACCATCAGCCAATGCGCCAGTGGCTTTACTGCCATCAATGGTATCCGTACTCAAACGGCAACGGGCATACGTGCCATTGGGCATGGTGGTGCTGGCATCCGCCGGTACATTTGGCATCGTAATCATCACCGTTTCACCGACTTTGCCTGCCTCGATAGGAGCACCACCGTATTCATCAGTCGCATCAAACGTGCCATTGCCATCGAAGTCAATCCAGCAACCAATCGTTGCGTTGCTGCTGGTTTGATTGGTAGCGGTCACACTCAAGGTCAGCGTTTGACCATCAGTCAAGACAGGAATGCTAACCCCATCATCGTCCACGCCATCACCGTCCGCACTCGCACCAGGCTGACCATCAGCTTCTTCATCAACCGATGCACCGAGCATTAAACCCGGAATAATTTCGTGCTGTGCCCCATTATTTGCCAGCAATGTGCCATAAGAATCCGGTGCGTCGCCAAAATCGAAAATGGATTGCACGGTTAAGGGAGCACAGGCTTCATCATCTTCTAATGCCCCTTTGCTAAAAGCATCCAACAAATCCGCTTGGCTGGCTTTATTACCGGGGGTGGAGTCGGTATCCGTTTCCACTGTCGCGGACACTTGTGCACAGTTAGTGATAGTCGAATCAGCCCAAGACTGGTTCGCTGCCATCAACACCCCAATAGCACAGAAAGACACCAGCAAAGCTTTAGTATTAGTAAGTTTTCTCATTGTTATCGCTCTCTTTATTTAACTTGTTGTTTATTGTTGGTTGTTACTGAACCGTTACCGTAATTTTTAGGATTTTCGATTCATCTTTAGCTAAATCGCCAACTATCCATTCACCAGTTGCTGCGTTATAAGCACCAGCCGCACCATCATCACTGACATAAGCTACTCCATTAGGCAATTTATCTGCCACGACGACACCTGTTGCCGCATCTACACCGGTATTTTTGGCAGTCAGGGTATACACCACCGTTTCCCCACGCTTAGCGGTGCTTGGCTCAACGATTTTGCTCAATTCCACATCGACTGCTGGCACTGATTTTTCATAGCTGTACGTCACGCAAGCACTTGCACCGGCAAAAGTACGTTGGAACACCTGCGTATTGCCACCGCCACCGACCGTTGAAAGACCTGACATGGTTTCATAAGGCAAAATCACCATCACACCATCAGCCGCCGCAGTGAAATCTGCCAACGTCGAGTAGACTTTGGTTTGGCTGTTCGTGGCGTAATCCCAATCACTCAGGGCAAAAGCTGATGTCCCCCGATAATCCAAAATACCATCTGCTGCACTCAGTGCTTTGGAACCAGAATCGTAGCTTGTTAACGTGTCTACCGATGTAGCATCCGGCAAGGTCAAGAATCCCTCAACAGAACTCTTCAGTTTGACCGTCTGTGCTTGTTCCGCATAGACTTCCGCCGCTATCAACTGACGAGTTGCCCCGTAAGCGCTGAGGCTAACCCCCGTCAGAGTACCCAAAGTACTGTTAAATTTGGGCAAAGATAAGGTTTCATTCAACTCGGTTGGCTGGAAAGGTACCGCATCACAATACACCAGAGTATTGTCTGTCAGGACTAACCCCGCATCCCACTGACGTTGATTGTCACCCAGTGCAACACTGATATTGGGTGTGCGTCCAGTCGTGCTATCCGCATCACTGTCTTTATCAGGATCACCACCTTGTGTTGCAGCCGTCAAGCTATAGCCAGTTGGTGCAACAAATTCCACCTGATAAGTATCCGGCATTATCCCAGTGAACAAATACGCGCCGTTATCATCGCTAAAGGTAGATTTAACGATCTTGCCATCGCTAACACGAATCAAATTGACCAAAACACCGGCTACGGCTGGTTCACCACTGTCTTGAATGCCGTTTTTATTAGTGTCTTGCCAAATGTAATCACCCAGGGTTGCCCCTTGTGCAAGCGTAATCGCGTAATCTTCCACCTCACCATCAGCAGCCTCACCACTTGGGCTTAAACCACCGGCAGTGCTTAAACGAAACCGCGCGTAAGTTTGCCCGACCTTGGCATCAGCAGGCACATTCACATCCAACACCCATGAACTTTGATCGCGTAAAGCTGATGCCTTGATATTTTGGCTACTGGCGATCTGTTCACCCGGATCATCGAAATCACCATCCCCATTGAAGTCGATCCATGCATCCAGTTTAGCGTCACTGCCGCGTGGCTGTGTTGTCCCCACTGCAATCACCGCAAACTCGCCGGGAATGAGCGGGGTCATAAAGTTCACACCGTCTTCATCATTGCCATCACCGTCAGCCGCTGCATTGGGTTGACCATCAGCTTCTGCATCCACCACTGCACCCAAATGCAAGCCGGATACAATGGTATGGCGTGCACCATCCGTTGCTAACAGAGTCTTGTAGGTATCCGGCGCATCACCAAAATCTAATGTCGCCACAGATGGTGTTTCACCAGCATACAAACACATGGCATCAATCTTGATAAAATCCACACTGCCGCCGTATACCGAAACACGCACCGCATTTGCACCGGCGGGTTTCGCCCCCAGAATCAATTCCTGTTGTGCCAACTGCGCATCGCTATCAACATCATGTGTTACTGCCAGCGCTTGTGCCGTACCGATAACGGTTCCGCCCGGAGCAGTTAAATATTGGATAGAAACCGCTTGGTCACTCGGCTCATGTGAACCGGAATAGTATGACAGCTTGAGTGCCTGACCTTCCGGTACACTGCTGATGTCTGCATCCTGATAAAAGGTTTCAGGTGTCCATGTAAAGGCGAACTGCGAACCATGAGGCTTAAGGTTGACAGAAGAACTTGTTGAAATATTGTTTTCACCTGTCCAATTAGGTGCATTGTCACCTGCTGCACCTTGTTCAAAGCTACCATTGAGCAAAAAGTTCTCAACTGCCCCGACCGGACACCATGCATCGACTACCGGTGCAGCTTTGTAACCAATATCCAAGGTATGGTTGTTTTCACCGACATTGCCTACCGTAAACGCAATCTCGCCCGCGCTAGTCGCATCAGAGTCACGTAAATCGGTGGTTGCTTGGTTATCAGTAACATTGTCAGCGTTTTGTTTAGTGATAATTAAACCATCAAGTGACGTTTGCCCAGCACTGTTAACCGTTACTTTGCAACTCTCTCCTGCACTCATAAAGGTGGCATTGCTCGCACTAGAGAACAGGAATTGCCCGCCATTAGCCGTCGTTACCGTAGCCGTATCAGCACCACAAGTTAGAACAACCTCAACACCATCAATACCTGCTTCATCTGCATCCTGAATACCGTCACCATCAGTGTCGTTCCACACACGGTTACCTACCTCGATAGGCGCGGGATCACACAATACCTCCAAATCACCAAGACCTACACCCTTGCTGGCTGTTGTAGGATCAGCATCCGTAGTGCGATACAGCTCAAAACCGTTGCGCGTGCGTTTACCGCTCTGGTTATTCAAGGTAATGACACCGCCCGTACCGTAGTTAGCCGCACCTGTTACCGGGTCATACGTCACTGACATGACTTCACCCGTGTTGGGCACAACGCTCAAACCACCCACAATAATTTCAGGGTGTCCGGGGAAGTACGACAAACCCGTACCATCCGTATTACCGTCACCGTGGAAGAAGTCCCCCTCATAAAACTCACCCGCCTTGTCGAGTATGTCACCCCAACTCATCGGATAACCATCCGGGTCAGCCTGATTGATTGCAAGCCCACCGGCACTGCTACAACCCGCAACCGTACCTTCAATGCCCCATCCTGATGCCGTTTTACACGCTTTCAGAATATCGCCCGCAACATACAAGGAATACAGCGTCGTTCCGGTTGGTCCGTAGTTTTTATGCCCGACTTGAAAGCCCATGCGATCCGTAAAACCCAAGATCATATTGCCATTGTCTTCAAACTCAATGTCACTCAAGAGCGGTGATGGGTAACTGATATTACCATCGGAACAAGTATCCGGCAGGGCATCTGTCCACGGCTTCCATTTCGTCATGACTTTGCATTTATCGTCATACTGGAACGGTGGCTCTTTAAGATAATCCAATGGGAACGTTAAAACTTGGGTAAACGCTGCGCCATCCAGCCGATAAACACTAGCTTTAAGGTTTGCAGCACCCGAATCATCCGCAAGATTGGCAGGATTCCCCGAAGCACTACCATCACACGTGACACCCGCGTAAATTTTTCCTTGATGTTCACCTAATGCCCAAGGGCGGCTCTGACCGTTGCTGCAACTTGCATCCGGCAGGGCATACGAACCTTTTAGCGTTTTGCTGGCGACATCAATCGCGTAGACTTTTTTGTCATACACGTTCATCGCATACAGGGTTTTTTCATCGGCACTTAATTCGATGTCACCAATACCCACTTTCATGACATCCGTAAACGCCGATGCATCATTTTGTGGCGGTGCATCCACACCCCGCTCAGAATTGTCCTGATATTGTGGATTGGCAGAAACCGTACTCACGGCAATACCCAAATCATCCGTCAACTGCAACCAAGGCGTGGCATTGGGTACGCCGGTGCTAGGGTCAATCGTGTAAATAGCATCAAGACCGCCGCTACCCAGCGGTATATGCCGCTTTAGCACGGCAGCGGCATACAATTGTTTCTGAGAGCGGCTGTAAGCGACGCCCCATAAGCTACCAATCACCGCAGATGTCGCAATATTGGTTTTATCCAGCTCACTTAACCCTTCATTATTGTAAGAAAAGCGTAAAACCTGATTATTGTCTGCGCCGCTGCGATAGAGCGGTGTCACCATTTGTGGGTTTGCTTGGCAAAAATTATCCGCATACGTCACCGCAAAATTCACATCGGCGGCATTTGCTGTCACAAACTGGGTTGTCGTACCTGTCGCTGAACTACCACTATTGGAGAATTCCGGCAGATTGCTAAATTCAATCCTAACTTTATTGCCAGTTGCAGTCGCGCCACTGTTAGGAAAAGTGTACGTTCCGTCAGCAGCAGTGGTAGCACTAACTGTACTGCCTGTCGCATCCGTTGCCGTGACAATAACACCCGCAACACCGGTTTCCACCTGAGGTGAAGCCGTATCAAACGTGCCATTACCATTGAAATCGTGGAAAACTTTGCCGGAAATATCGGCCTGTACAACAGCAGCAGATAGCAGCAGCCCAACACCTGCATATCTCGCATAATAGGGGATTTTTTTACTTTTCATTATTCAGCTCATTGTTATTGTTAACTGGCTTAATTTTATCTGGGAAAGAATACCGTTCATCGAGGCTGTGCGCCATTAATCCCCGAAGAACGGTACATCACGCCGTTAAGATCACACTATTTAACCAATACGGAAATAGTAATGGTTTTGCTTGCCTTTGCTGCCAATTCGCCGACAGTCCAAGTTCCGGTAGCAGTGACATAAGCACCAGGGCTGTCATCACTGACGTACTGGACACCTACTGGCAATTGCTCCGTAACTTCTACCCCCGTTGCCGCACTATTACTTTCGTTGGTGACAGTCAGGGTGTAAACCACGGCATCACCATGCTTAGCGGTGGCAGGCATGACTTCTTTAGTCAGCTTCACATCTGTTTGCGCAGGTGCTGATTTATAGCCAATATCCAGCGCGTGGTTGTTTTCACCTGCACCACCAACCGTAAACGCAATCTCGCCTGTGGTGGTCGCATCGGAGTCGCGCACGTCAGTCAGCGGATTATTATCGGTGGCGGTATCCGCATTCTGAGTGGTCACGCTCAAGCCATCCAGCGGCGTTTGTCCACTGGCAACAGTGATTTTGCAGCTTTCGCCCGCCCCCATGAAGATGGCGTTGGTTTTATTAGAGAACAGGAACTGCCCGCCGTTCGCGGTCTTGACCGTTGCCGTATCCGTGCCGCAGGTCAGCACCACGTCTACGCCGTCAATGCCCGGTTCGTCTGCATCCTGAATACCGTCGTTGTCGGTATCTTTCCTACGCGGTTGCCCACTTCGATCGGGGCAGCAGCGGTTAACAGCTCAATATCACCCATACTGTGGGATTTACCGTTATAGCCAATCTCCTTATTCCCGGAATACATATTGCTATACCAGTTGTTGATTGCCCCGTTTGCGGTACTCAGGGTGTTCGTGCCTTGTGTAGACCAGTAAGGCTCTCCTGTTGCGCCTTCAGGATGCGGATCTACCAGACTCAACAACAACTGCTGGCTACCCTTGAGCAAAGCCATCGCACCACTTGAACCATCAGCAGCACTATCACCGGCCTGATCGTTGAAAAACTCCGTGCCATAATTACCCGCTGGACAATCAGCCGTGCCTTCCAGCTTAAAACCACCGGCGCTATTGCACACTTTCAGGATTTCACCCAATGACTGGGTTTTTTCTCGGTCGTTAGCGTCGCCCCATAAATCGGTAAGCCCCGATTTAGGCGCAAAGTTATAAAAACCGCCCTGTAAACCGTAACGGTCAAGGAATGCCACGTACATATTGTTGCCTTCATCAAACTCAATATCCGACAAAATAGGCTGAATATATTTTTTCCAGTTAGTCCCAACTTTTTTATCGGTATCTGACCACGGGTTCCAGTTACCCCCATCCTTGGCGTAGTTCAAGGGGAAACTGATCTCACTGGTAAAGCCATCCGCTGGTGTTTTAAGATCAAATGACAACACATGCGCCGTCATATCCGCCGTATTTTGCGAGGTTAAGGCATCACACACCGCCCCCAGATAGCCACGCCCCTGATGAATGCTCAATGCCCACGGTCTCAACTCCCCGCCCGTACAAGCAGGCACACCCGGCAAACTGCCAATCAG contains:
- a CDS encoding SdrD B-like domain-containing protein: MKSKKIPYYARYAGVGLLLSAAVVQADISGKVFHDFNGNGTFDTASPQVETGVAGVIVTATDATGSTVSATTAADGTYTFPNSGATATGNKVRIEFSNLPEFSNSGSSATGTTTQFVTANAADVNFAVTYADNFCQANPQMVTPLYRSGADNNQVLRFSYNNEGLSELDKTNIATSAVIGSLWGVAYSRSQKQLYAAAVLKRHIPLGSGGLDAIYTIDPSTGVPNATPWLQLTDDLGIAVSTVSANPQYQDNSERGVDAPPQNDASAFTDVMKVGIGDIELSADEKTLYAMNVYDKKVYAIDVASKTLKGSYALPDASCSNGQSRPWALGEHQGKIYAGVTCDGSASGNPANLADDSGAANLKASVYRLDGAAFTQVLTFPLDYLKEPPFQYDDKCKVMTKWKPWTDALPDTCSDGNISYPSPLLSDIEFEDNGNMILGFTDRMGFQVGHKNYGPTGTTLYSLYVAGDILKACKTASGWGIEGTVAGCSSAGGLAINQADPDGYPMSWGDILDKAGEFYEGDFFHGDGNTDGTGLSYFPGHPEIIVGGLSVVPNTGEVMSVTYDPVTGAANYGTGGVITLNNQSGKRTRNGFELYRTTDADPTTASKGVGLGDLEVLCDPAPIEVGNRVWNDTDGDGIQDADEAGIDGVEVVLTCGADTATVTTANGGQFLFSSASNATFMSAGESCKVTVNSAGQTSLDGLIITKQNADNVTDNQATTDLRDSDATSAGEIAFTVGNVGENNHTLDIGYKAAPVVDAWCPVGAVENFLLNGSFEQGAAGDNAPNWTGENNISTSSSVNLKPHGSQFAFTWTPETFYQDADISSVPEGQALKLSYYSGSHEPSDQAVSIQYLTAPGGTVIGTAQALAVTHDVDSDAQLAQQELILGAKPAGANAVRVSVYGGSVDFIKIDAMCLYAGETPSVATLDFGDAPDTYKTLLATDGARHTIVSGLHLGAVVDAEADGQPNAAADGDGNDEDGVNFMTPLIPGEFAVIAVGTTQPRGSDAKLDAWIDFNGDGDFDDPGEQIASSQNIKASALRDQSSWVLDVNVPADAKVGQTYARFRLSTAGGLSPSGEAADGEVEDYAITLAQGATLGDYIWQDTNKNGIQDSGEPAVAGVLVNLIRVSDGKIVKSTFSDDNGAYLFTGIMPDTYQVEFVAPTGYSLTAATQGGDPDKDSDADSTTGRTPNISVALGDNQRQWDAGLVLTDNTLVYCDAVPFQPTELNETLSLPKFNSTLGTLTGVSLSAYGATRQLIAAEVYAEQAQTVKLKSSVEGFLTLPDATSVDTLTSYDSGSKALSAADGILDYRGTSAFALSDWDYATNSQTKVYSTLADFTAAADGVMVILPYETMSGLSTVGGGGNTQVFQRTFAGASACVTYSYEKSVPAVDVELSKIVEPSTAKRGETVVYTLTAKNTGVDAATGVVVADKLPNGVAYVSDDGAAGAYNAATGEWIVGDLAKDESKILKITVTVQ
- a CDS encoding DUF11 domain-containing protein, translating into MRKLTNTKALLVSFCAIGVLMAANQSWADSTITNCAQVSATVETDTDSTPGNKASQADLLDAFSKGALEDDEACAPLTVQSIFDFGDAPDSYGTLLANNGAQHEIIPGLMLGASVDEEADGQPGASADGDGVDDDGVSIPVLTDGQTLTLSVTATNQTSSNATIGCWIDFDGNGTFDATDEYGGAPIEAGKVGETVMITMPNVPADASTTMPNGTYARCRLSTDTIDGSKATGALADGEVEDYKVTFTAQPVMDLALRKRLADAQAATAKPEDGVQFTIEVYNQGTLEAKDIEVVDYIPSGLTLNDAAWQDNGDGTATLKAPIAALAAGESTTVNISFTVKADATAGKVTNAAEIMAFKDADGKPGVDVDSTPDNNPGNEAGIKDDVIDNTDGDEDDHDIADLTITVDPKVDIELVKTVTDQTGTAVTTVRRGDKVVYVLTATNKGPDKATGVTVTDQLPATLIYVSDDSAGNYVSATGLWTVGDLANGADKVLKITATVK
- a CDS encoding DUF11 domain-containing protein, which produces MVLTCGTDTATVKTANGGQFLFSNKTNAIFMGAGESCKITVASGQTPLDGLSVTTQNADTATDNNPLTDVRDSDATTTGEIAFTVGGAGENNHALDIGYKSAPAQTDVKLTKEVMPATAKHGDAVVYTLTVTNESNSAATGVEVTEQLPVGVQYVSDDSPGAYVTATGTWTVGELAAKASKTITISVLVK